The following proteins are co-located in the Pyrobaculum calidifontis JCM 11548 genome:
- a CDS encoding DUF309 domain-containing protein, which translates to MRYLLIVENPGYTVKNRPHLLKELRAHLPVIALRIATRHIEVDVKGADPQEARKIVERILGGSVVEVVDITFEEVKGGVEDYVRLFNQERFWEAHNALEGLWRSTRNPTLQGLIMLAAAFVKLQEGQLDKFETLIKEAVGLITEDVGCIRAKELREKALAALVQKAPFRIECS; encoded by the coding sequence ATGAGGTATTTGCTCATAGTGGAGAACCCCGGCTACACAGTCAAAAATAGGCCGCATTTGTTAAAGGAACTCAGGGCGCACCTCCCAGTCATAGCCCTCAGAATCGCCACTCGGCACATAGAAGTAGATGTGAAAGGCGCCGACCCCCAAGAGGCCAGGAAAATTGTCGAGAGGATTTTGGGAGGATCTGTGGTAGAGGTAGTGGACATAACCTTTGAAGAGGTCAAGGGCGGCGTAGAGGACTACGTCCGGCTCTTTAACCAAGAGAGGTTTTGGGAGGCCCACAACGCCCTCGAGGGGCTTTGGAGATCCACCAGAAACCCCACGTTGCAGGGGCTGATCATGCTCGCCGCTGCGTTCGTAAAACTGCAAGAGGGGCAGTTGGACAAGTTTGAAACACTGATAAAAGAGGCGGTGGGCCTAATAACAGAGGACGTGGGGTGTATAAGGGCCAAGGAGCTGAGGGAGAAGGCCTTGGCCGCGTTGGTACAGAAGGCGCCTTTTAGAATAGAATGCTCTTGA
- a CDS encoding CBS domain-containing protein has protein sequence MPLIRRREIPLRVSDIMVKEVVTAKKDEKIKDVALRMYEKKVGSVVVVDEEGKPVGIITERDMVYVCARGLSPDTPAWMVMTENPVTINENALVTEAMEKMRQLDIRHLPVVDSTGKLVGIISFRDVLDTALLLTSIR, from the coding sequence ATGCCTCTGATAAGGCGTAGGGAAATACCCCTAAGAGTCTCTGACATAATGGTAAAGGAGGTTGTGACGGCAAAGAAGGACGAGAAGATAAAAGACGTGGCCCTCCGGATGTATGAAAAGAAGGTTGGCAGCGTCGTTGTTGTAGACGAGGAGGGCAAGCCAGTGGGCATAATCACCGAGCGCGACATGGTCTACGTATGCGCCCGCGGACTCTCCCCCGACACGCCCGCATGGATGGTTATGACAGAGAACCCCGTTACAATCAACGAGAACGCACTAGTGACAGAGGCCATGGAGAAGATGCGACAACTCGACATACGCCACCTCCCAGTGGTAGACTCCACGGGCAAGCTCGTTGGCATCATATCCTTTAGAGACGTGTTAGACACCGCGCTGCTGTTGACGTCCATTAGATGA
- a CDS encoding nucleotidyltransferase family protein: MQAVILAGGFGKRLAPLTSETPKPLLPVGGKPILVRQIEWLKSFGIGDIILAVGYLRHKVFEALGDGRRYGVRIFYSVEEEPLGTGGAIRNASLFINSDVFVVVNGDVLTNLPVDVLAESLGEADGAIALVPLRSPYGIVEFDEKGYVVRFREKPLLDGFFINAGVYVLRRRVLEELPERGNIEETLFPKLAKERRLRAVVFKDVFWRSVDSLKDLEEVDRYYANEH; encoded by the coding sequence ATGCAAGCCGTGATTTTGGCGGGCGGCTTCGGCAAGCGCCTCGCCCCTCTGACCTCGGAGACGCCGAAGCCTCTGCTTCCCGTGGGCGGGAAGCCCATCTTGGTGAGGCAGATTGAGTGGCTGAAGAGCTTCGGCATAGGCGACATAATCCTCGCCGTGGGGTATCTGAGGCATAAGGTCTTCGAGGCCTTGGGCGACGGGAGGCGCTATGGGGTGAGGATTTTTTACAGCGTAGAAGAGGAGCCGCTGGGGACGGGCGGGGCAATTAGAAATGCCTCCCTCTTCATAAACAGCGACGTCTTTGTAGTGGTAAACGGAGACGTGTTGACGAACTTGCCCGTGGACGTCTTGGCCGAGTCGCTTGGCGAAGCAGACGGCGCCATCGCCCTAGTCCCGCTTAGGAGCCCCTACGGCATAGTGGAGTTCGACGAAAAGGGGTACGTCGTTAGATTTCGCGAAAAGCCGTTGCTAGACGGATTCTTCATAAATGCCGGGGTATATGTGCTTCGGCGCAGGGTGCTGGAGGAGTTGCCGGAGCGCGGCAACATTGAAGAGACGCTTTTCCCAAAGCTGGCGAAGGAGAGGCGGCTGAGGGCCGTGGTGTTTAAAGACGTGTTTTGGCGCTCTGTGGACAGTCTCAAGGACTTAGAGGAGGTGGACAGGTACTACGCCAATGAACATTGA
- a CDS encoding DUF192 domain-containing protein, whose amino-acid sequence MAVWIALLLISPFALVATAQLDGGTYQLYVADHAARWTVGYMNVTSYDPRGVGAVGMAFLFPRNATWCFWMKNTYLPLKIVWVSGTETTGWVYAEPLDVTPRCGYGDKVVELRPDIPTPRVVILGEQRLLH is encoded by the coding sequence ATGGCTGTATGGATAGCGCTTCTCCTCATATCGCCCTTCGCGCTTGTAGCCACGGCGCAGTTGGACGGGGGGACCTACCAACTCTACGTGGCTGACCACGCGGCGAGGTGGACGGTAGGCTACATGAACGTGACGTCGTACGACCCCCGCGGCGTCGGCGCAGTGGGCATGGCGTTTCTATTCCCGAGAAACGCCACTTGGTGTTTTTGGATGAAGAACACCTACCTGCCTCTCAAAATTGTGTGGGTGAGCGGCACGGAGACCACGGGGTGGGTGTACGCAGAGCCGCTGGACGTGACGCCCCGCTGCGGCTACGGCGACAAGGTGGTGGAGCTGAGGCCGGACATCCCCACGCCGAGGGTTGTAATACTCGGCGAGCAACGACTTCTTCACTAG
- the cobB gene encoding NAD-dependent protein deacetylase: MEVDVSAGEIDEVASLIARSGCTVALTGAGVSTASGIPDFRGPQGVWRFVDPEKFEISYFHQHPDEVWDLFVQYLLPAFDVKPNPAHYALAELERVGKLCAVITQNVDMLHQAAGSKNVVELHGALRDAVCTKCGMRYPLREALKWRTAGAPRCPRCGGVLKPDVVFFGEPLPQDALREAFMLAEIAEVFLAVGTSLAVYPANQLPVVAKKRGAKLVIINADETYYDFFADYILRGRVEEILPRLVEKVKSILF; encoded by the coding sequence ATGGAGGTGGATGTCTCAGCTGGAGAAATTGATGAAGTCGCCTCCCTCATAGCTAGGTCTGGGTGCACTGTGGCCCTCACCGGCGCCGGAGTGTCTACGGCGAGCGGCATTCCCGACTTTAGAGGGCCCCAAGGCGTGTGGCGGTTTGTAGACCCCGAGAAGTTCGAGATTTCCTACTTCCACCAGCATCCAGACGAGGTGTGGGACCTCTTTGTGCAATACCTACTGCCCGCCTTTGACGTAAAGCCGAACCCAGCCCACTACGCATTAGCAGAGCTGGAGCGGGTGGGAAAGCTCTGCGCCGTAATTACGCAGAATGTGGACATGTTGCACCAAGCCGCCGGCAGTAAAAACGTGGTAGAGCTCCACGGCGCGTTGCGAGACGCCGTTTGTACAAAGTGTGGAATGAGGTATCCACTACGCGAGGCATTGAAGTGGCGCACGGCTGGGGCGCCCAGGTGCCCCAGGTGCGGCGGAGTTTTAAAGCCAGATGTGGTCTTCTTCGGCGAGCCTCTGCCGCAAGACGCGTTGCGGGAGGCCTTTATGCTCGCGGAAATAGCGGAGGTCTTCCTAGCCGTGGGGACGTCCCTCGCCGTGTATCCAGCCAACCAGCTACCCGTGGTGGCAAAGAAAAGGGGGGCAAAGCTCGTCATAATAAACGCAGATGAGACGTACTACGACTTTTTCGCCGACTACATACTGCGGGGGAGAGTGGAGGAGATATTGCCCAGACTCGTTGAGAAAGTCAAGAGCATTCTATTCTAA
- a CDS encoding glutamate--tRNA ligase, with protein sequence MNIEEVALKYALANAVKYGGKADVKAVMAKIMAEVPELRPRAREVKEVVEAVVARVNAMSLEEQRRLLEEKWPEALEEKRPEQKRPGIEALPDLPKVKGGVVVRFAPNPDFVLHLGSARPAILNYAYRLKYGGRFILRFEDTDPRTKRPLVTEEVNAYEAIREDLRWLGVSWDEEYIQSRRMEVYYDYAKRLLAMGAAYVDLCRPEEWRRLRNEGRACPHRSQSPEENLELWDKMLEGRFREGEAVVRIKTDLSHPDPSVRDWVAFRIIDTSKTPHPLVGDKYIVWPTYNFAVSIDDHLMGVTHVLRAQEHSVNTVKQSYVFKHFGWEQPVTIHFGRLKIEGATLSKSKLKALKVRYDDPTLPTLAGLRARGILPEAIWELILTVGIKPSDSTVALSNLFALNRKKIEPVANRYMYVADPVRLVFEADRELVAKVPYHPSFRERGERVYRLGPGRVEVFVQRQDVKEGAVVRLMELANVEIERVEGGVAYGRLHSLSLEEARKIGAPIIQWVVDPVEVRVVRPWAPGRKVEEVGLGEAVLRGVEVGAYAQFFRYGFVKKIGPDVFIYVHD encoded by the coding sequence ATGAACATTGAAGAAGTCGCGCTTAAATACGCCTTAGCCAACGCAGTTAAATACGGCGGAAAGGCCGACGTAAAGGCAGTTATGGCCAAGATAATGGCCGAAGTCCCCGAGCTTAGGCCTAGGGCTAGGGAAGTGAAGGAAGTTGTGGAGGCGGTGGTGGCGCGGGTAAACGCCATGTCTCTAGAGGAGCAGAGGAGACTTCTCGAGGAGAAGTGGCCTGAGGCCCTGGAGGAGAAGAGGCCGGAGCAGAAGAGGCCGGGTATCGAGGCCCTCCCCGATCTGCCTAAGGTTAAAGGCGGCGTGGTAGTGCGATTTGCCCCCAACCCGGACTTTGTGCTCCACTTGGGCAGCGCCAGGCCGGCGATTTTGAACTACGCCTACCGGCTCAAGTACGGGGGGCGGTTTATCCTCAGGTTCGAGGATACGGATCCCAGGACTAAGAGGCCTCTTGTTACTGAGGAGGTAAACGCCTACGAGGCCATTAGAGAGGATCTGAGGTGGCTCGGCGTCTCTTGGGACGAGGAGTATATACAGTCGAGGCGCATGGAGGTGTACTACGACTACGCCAAGAGGCTCTTGGCCATGGGTGCCGCCTATGTGGACTTGTGTAGGCCGGAGGAGTGGAGGAGGCTGAGAAACGAGGGGAGGGCTTGTCCCCACAGGTCGCAGAGCCCCGAGGAGAACCTAGAGCTTTGGGATAAGATGTTGGAGGGCCGGTTTAGGGAGGGGGAGGCCGTGGTGAGGATAAAGACTGACTTGTCGCACCCAGACCCAAGCGTGAGAGATTGGGTGGCCTTTAGAATCATCGACACGTCTAAGACCCCCCACCCCCTTGTGGGGGATAAGTACATTGTCTGGCCTACGTATAACTTCGCCGTCTCTATCGACGACCACTTAATGGGCGTCACCCACGTGCTGAGGGCGCAGGAGCACAGCGTCAACACCGTGAAGCAGTCCTACGTCTTTAAGCACTTCGGCTGGGAGCAACCTGTCACTATCCACTTCGGCCGGCTTAAAATCGAGGGCGCCACCCTCAGCAAGTCTAAGCTCAAGGCCCTCAAGGTGAGGTACGACGACCCCACTTTGCCCACGCTGGCCGGGCTTAGGGCCAGGGGGATACTCCCAGAGGCCATATGGGAGCTCATCCTCACAGTGGGCATAAAGCCGTCTGACTCCACCGTCGCCCTTTCCAACCTCTTTGCCCTAAATAGGAAGAAAATAGAGCCTGTGGCAAACCGCTACATGTACGTGGCCGACCCCGTGAGGCTCGTCTTTGAAGCCGATAGGGAGCTTGTGGCAAAGGTGCCCTATCACCCCAGCTTCAGGGAGCGGGGGGAGCGGGTGTATAGGCTGGGGCCGGGCAGGGTCGAGGTGTTTGTACAGCGCCAAGACGTGAAGGAGGGGGCAGTGGTTAGACTCATGGAGTTAGCCAACGTGGAGATTGAGAGGGTTGAAGGCGGCGTGGCTTACGGCCGCTTGCACAGCCTCAGTCTCGAGGAGGCTAGGAAGATAGGCGCGCCGATTATCCAATGGGTTGTTGACCCCGTGGAGGTCAGAGTGGTGCGGCCGTGGGCCCCCGGCCGAAAGGTGGAGGAGGTTGGCCTCGGCGAGGCTGTGCTAAGGGGCGTAGAGGTCGGTGCCTAT